In one window of Prionailurus bengalensis isolate Pbe53 chromosome B3, Fcat_Pben_1.1_paternal_pri, whole genome shotgun sequence DNA:
- the ADCY4 gene encoding adenylate cyclase type 4 isoform X2 produces the protein MARLFSPRPPPSEDLFYETYYSLSQQYPLLLLLLVIVLCALLALLAVASASGRELASDPGFLTTVLCALGGFSLLLGLASREQRLQRWTRPLSGLVWAALLGLGHGFLFTGGLVSAWDQVSFFLFVIFTVYAMLPLGMRDAAAAGLASSLSHLLVLGLYLGPQPDSKPALLPQLAANAVLFLCGNVAGAYHKALMERALRATFREALSSLHSRRRLDTEKKHQEHLLLSILPAYLAREMKAEIMARLQAGQGSRPESTNNFHSLYVKRHQGVSVLYADIVGFTRLASECSPKELVLMLNELFGKFDQIAKEHECMRIKILGDCYYCVSGLPLSLPDHAINCVRMGLDMCRAIRKLRAATGVDINMRVGVHSGSVLCGVIGLQKWQYDVWSHDVTLANHMEAGGVPGRVHITGATLALLAGAYAVEDAAMEHRDPYLRELGEPTYLVIDPRGPKMRPSLLMTRYLESWGAAKPFAHLSHLESPVSTSTPLPEKTLASFSPQWSLDRSRTPRGLDDDLDTGDAKFFQVIEQLNSQKQWRQSKDFNPLTLYFRKKELEKEYRLSALPAFKYYAACTFLVFLSNFIIQMLVTNRPPALAITYSITFLLFLLLLFICFSEHLTRCVLKGPKMLHWLPALSGLVATRPGLRVALGTATILLVFVMAIPSLFFLPAASNCPFGALNVSSMAFNISWELPGSLPLISVPYSMHCCVLGFLSCSLFLHMSFELKLLLLLLWLGASCSLFLHSHAWLSDCLIARLYPDPSDSRPGVLKEPKLMGAISFFIFFFTLLVLARQNEYYCRLDFLWKKKLRQEQEETETMENLTRLLLENVLPAHVAPQFIGQNRRNEDLYHQSYECVCVLFASVPDFKEFYSESNINHEGLECLRLLNEIIADFDELLSKPKFSGVEKIKTIGSTYMAATGLNATSGQDAQQDAERSCSHLGTMVEFAVALGSKLDVINKHSFNNFRLRVGLNHGPVVAGVIGAQKPQYDIWGNTVNVASRMESTGVLGKIQVTEETARVLQSLGYTCYSRGIIKVKGKGQLCTYFLNTDLARTGPPSATLG, from the exons ATGGCCCGCCTCTTCAGCCCCCGGCCGCCCCCCAGCGAAGACCTCTTCTACGAAACCTACTACAGCCTGAGCCAGCAGTACccgctgctgctactgctgctggtGATCGTGCTCTGCGCGCTCCTGGCGCTGCTGGCTGTCGCCTCCGCCAGCGGCCgg GAGCTAGCTTCAGACCCAGGCTTCCTGACCACTGTGCTGTGCGCGCTGGGTGGCTTCTCGCTGCTCCTGGGCCTGGCTTCCCGGGAGCAACGACTGCAGCGCTGGACACGTCCCCTGTCGGGCCTCGTATGGGCAGCGCTACTCGGGCTAGGCCACGGCTTCCTGTTCACTGGGGGCCTGGTGAGCGCCTGGGACCAG GtgtcctttttcctctttgtcaTCTTCACCGTGTACGCCATGTTGCCCTTGGGCATGCGGGATGCCGCTGCTGCGGGCCTTGCCTCATCGCTCTCCCACTTGCTGGTCCTTGGGCTGTACCTTGGGCCTCAGCCGGACTCAAAGCCGGCGCTGCTGCCACAG CTGGCAGCGAACGCGGTGCTGTTCCTGTGCGGGAACGTGGCGGGAGCGTATCACAAGGCGCTGATGGAGCGCGCGCTGCGCGCCACGTTCCGCGAGGCACTTAGCTCCCTGCACTCGCGCCGGCGGCTGGACACCGAGAAGAAGCACCAG GAACACCTTCTCTTGTCCATCCTTCCTGCCTACTTGGCCCgagagatgaaggcagagatcatgGCACGACTGCAGGCTGGACAGGGGTCACGGCCAGAAAGCACCAACAACTTCCACAGCCTCTATGTCAAGAGGCACCAGGGAGTCAG TGTGCTGTATGCTGACATCGTGGGCTTCACCCGGCTGGCCAGTGAGTGCTCTCCTAAGGAGTTGGTGCTCATGCTCAACGAGCTCTTTGGCAAGTTCGACCAGATCGCCAAG gaGCATGAATGCATGCGGATCAAGATCCTGGGAGACTGTTACTACTGTGTCTCTGGGCTACCGCTCTCCCTGCCAGACCACGCCATCAACTGCGTGCGCATGGGGCTGGACATGTGCCGGGCCATCAG GAAGCTCCGGGCAGCCACTGGCGTGGACATCAACATGCGTGTGGGCGTGCATTCGGGCAGTGTGCTCTGCGGAGTCATTGGGCTGCAGAAGTGGCAGTATGATGTCTGGTCCCATGATGTCACACTGGCCAACCACATGGAGGCGGGTGGCGTGCCAGG ACGAGTGCATATTACAGGGGCTACCCTGGCCCTGCTGGCAGGGGCTTATGCTGTGGAGGATGCAGCCATGGAACACCGGGACCCATACCTTCGGGAGCTAGGGGAGCCTACCTACCTAGTCATCGATCCCCGG GGCCCCAAGATGCGTCCGTCGCTGCTGATGACCCGCTACCTGGAGTCCTGGGGCGCCGCCAAGCCTTTTGCCCATCTGAGCCATCTAGAGAGCCCTGTGTCCACCTCTACCCCTCTCCCG GAGAAGACCCTGGCTTCCTTCAGCCCCCAGTGGAGCCTGGACCG GAGCCGTACCCCCCGGGGGCTAGATGATGACCTGGACACTGGGGATGCCAAGTTCTTCCAGGTCATCGAACAGCTCAACTCTCAGAA ACAGTGGAGGCAGTCAAAGGACTTCAACCCACTGACACTGTACTTCAGAAAGAAGGAACTGGAGAAagag tACCgactctctgccctccccgccttCAAATACTATGCAGCCTGCACCTTCCtggttttcctttccaatttcatCATCCAGATGCTGGTGACAAACAG GCCCCCAGCTCTGGCCATCACCTATAGCAtcaccttcctcctcttcctcctcctcctcttcatctgCTTCTCAGAGCACCTGACG AGGTGTGTCTTGAAAGGCCCCAAGATGCTGCACTGGCTGCCGGCACTGTCTGGCTTAGTGGCCACACGGCCCGGACTGCGAGTTGCCCTGGGCACAGCTACCATCCTCCTGGTTTTTGTGATGGCCATTCCCAGCCTG TTCTTCTTACCGGCAGCATCAAACTGCCCTTTTGGGGCTCTCAATGTGTCCTCCATGGCTTTCAACATCTCCTGGGAGCTCCCTGGGTCCCTGCCTCTCATCAGCGTCCCC TACTCTATGCACTGCTGCGTGCTGGGGTTCCTGTCCTGCTCCCTCTTTTTGCACATGAGCTTCGAGCTGAagttgctgctgcttctgctgtgGCTGGGGGCCTcctgctccctcttcctccactcCCACGCCTGGCTGTCCGACTGCCTCATCGCCCGCCTCTATCCAGATCCCTCGGACTCCAG GCCAGGGGTGCTGAAGGAGCCCAAATTGATGGGAGCTATctccttcttcatcttcttcttcacCCTCCTGGTCCTGGCTCGGCAG AATGAGTATTACTGCCGGCTGGACTTCCTGTGGAAGAAGAAGCTGcggcaggagcaggaggagacagagaccaTGGAGAACCTGACTCGGCTGCTGTTGGAGAATGTGCTCCCTGCACATGTGGCCCCCCAGTTCATTGGCCAGAACCGGCGCAACGAG GACCTCTACCACCAGTCCTAtgagtgtgtctgtgtcctgTTCGCCTCAGTTCCAGACTTCAAGGAGTTTTACTCTGAGTCCAACATAAACCACGAGGGTCTAGAGTGTCTGCGGCTGCTCAATGAGATAATTGCTGATTTTGATGAG CTGCTCTCAAAGCCCAAGTTTAGCGGGGTGGAGAAGATCAAAACCATCGGTAGCACCTACATGGCAGCTACAGGCTTAAATGCCACCTCCGGACAGGACGCACAGCAG GACGCTGAGCGCAGCTGCAGCCACCTTGGCACCATGGTGGAGTTTGCGGTGGCTCTTGGATCAAAGCTGGACGTCATCAATAAGCACTCTTTCAACAACTTCCGCTTGCGTGTGG GGTTGAATCACGGACCTGTAGTGGCTGGAGTGATCGGGGCCCAGAAGCCGCAGTATGACATCTGGGGCAACACAGTGAACGTGGCCAGCCGCATGGAGAGTACAGGAGTCCTGGGCAAGATCCAG GTGACTGAAGAGACGGCCCGGGTGCTGCAGTCCTTAGGCTACACCTGCTACAGCCGGGGTATCATCAAGGTCAAAGGCAAAGGGCAGCTCTGCACCTACTTTCTGAACACAGATTTGGCACGAACCGGACCTCCCTCGGCCACCCTAGGCTGA
- the ADCY4 gene encoding adenylate cyclase type 4 isoform X3: MARLFSPRPPPSEDLFYETYYSLSQQYPLLLLLLVIVLCALLALLAVASASGRELASDPGFLTTVLCALGGFSLLLGLASREQRLQRWTRPLSGLVWAALLGLGHGFLFTGGLVSAWDQVSFFLFVIFTVYAMLPLGMRDAAAAGLASSLSHLLVLGLYLGPQPDSKPALLPQLAANAVLFLCGNVAGAYHKALMERALRATFREALSSLHSRRRLDTEKKHQEHLLLSILPAYLAREMKAEIMARLQAGQGSRPESTNNFHSLYVKRHQGVSVLYADIVGFTRLASECSPKELVLMLNELFGKFDQIAKEHECMRIKILGDCYYCVSGLPLSLPDHAINCVRMGLDMCRAIRKLRAATGVDINMRVGVHSGSVLCGVIGLQKWQYDVWSHDVTLANHMEAGGVPGRVHITGATLALLAGAYAVEDAAMEHRDPYLRELGEPTYLVIDPRAEEEDEKGTAGGLLSSLEGPKMRPSLLMTRYLESWGAAKPFAHLSHLESPVSTSTPLPEKTLASFSPQWSLDRSRTPRGLDDDLDTGDAKFFQVIEQLNSQKQWRQSKDFNPLTLYFRKKELEKEYRLSALPAFKYYAACTFLVFLSNFIIQMLVTNRPPALAITYSITFLLFLLLLFICFSEHLTRCVLKGPKMLHWLPALSGLVATRPGLRVALGTATILLVFVMAIPSLFFLPAASNCPFGALNVSSMAFNISWELPGSLPLISVPYSMHCCVLGFLSCSLFLHMSFELKLLLLLLWLGASCSLFLHSHAWLSDCLIARLYPDPSDSRPGVLKEPKLMGAISFFIFFFTLLVLARQNEYYCRLDFLWKKKLRQEQEETETMENLTRLLLENVLPAHVAPQFIGQNRRNELLSKPKFSGVEKIKTIGSTYMAATGLNATSGQDAQQDAERSCSHLGTMVEFAVALGSKLDVINKHSFNNFRLRVGLNHGPVVAGVIGAQKPQYDIWGNTVNVASRMESTGVLGKIQVTEETARVLQSLGYTCYSRGIIKVKGKGQLCTYFLNTDLARTGPPSATLG, translated from the exons ATGGCCCGCCTCTTCAGCCCCCGGCCGCCCCCCAGCGAAGACCTCTTCTACGAAACCTACTACAGCCTGAGCCAGCAGTACccgctgctgctactgctgctggtGATCGTGCTCTGCGCGCTCCTGGCGCTGCTGGCTGTCGCCTCCGCCAGCGGCCgg GAGCTAGCTTCAGACCCAGGCTTCCTGACCACTGTGCTGTGCGCGCTGGGTGGCTTCTCGCTGCTCCTGGGCCTGGCTTCCCGGGAGCAACGACTGCAGCGCTGGACACGTCCCCTGTCGGGCCTCGTATGGGCAGCGCTACTCGGGCTAGGCCACGGCTTCCTGTTCACTGGGGGCCTGGTGAGCGCCTGGGACCAG GtgtcctttttcctctttgtcaTCTTCACCGTGTACGCCATGTTGCCCTTGGGCATGCGGGATGCCGCTGCTGCGGGCCTTGCCTCATCGCTCTCCCACTTGCTGGTCCTTGGGCTGTACCTTGGGCCTCAGCCGGACTCAAAGCCGGCGCTGCTGCCACAG CTGGCAGCGAACGCGGTGCTGTTCCTGTGCGGGAACGTGGCGGGAGCGTATCACAAGGCGCTGATGGAGCGCGCGCTGCGCGCCACGTTCCGCGAGGCACTTAGCTCCCTGCACTCGCGCCGGCGGCTGGACACCGAGAAGAAGCACCAG GAACACCTTCTCTTGTCCATCCTTCCTGCCTACTTGGCCCgagagatgaaggcagagatcatgGCACGACTGCAGGCTGGACAGGGGTCACGGCCAGAAAGCACCAACAACTTCCACAGCCTCTATGTCAAGAGGCACCAGGGAGTCAG TGTGCTGTATGCTGACATCGTGGGCTTCACCCGGCTGGCCAGTGAGTGCTCTCCTAAGGAGTTGGTGCTCATGCTCAACGAGCTCTTTGGCAAGTTCGACCAGATCGCCAAG gaGCATGAATGCATGCGGATCAAGATCCTGGGAGACTGTTACTACTGTGTCTCTGGGCTACCGCTCTCCCTGCCAGACCACGCCATCAACTGCGTGCGCATGGGGCTGGACATGTGCCGGGCCATCAG GAAGCTCCGGGCAGCCACTGGCGTGGACATCAACATGCGTGTGGGCGTGCATTCGGGCAGTGTGCTCTGCGGAGTCATTGGGCTGCAGAAGTGGCAGTATGATGTCTGGTCCCATGATGTCACACTGGCCAACCACATGGAGGCGGGTGGCGTGCCAGG ACGAGTGCATATTACAGGGGCTACCCTGGCCCTGCTGGCAGGGGCTTATGCTGTGGAGGATGCAGCCATGGAACACCGGGACCCATACCTTCGGGAGCTAGGGGAGCCTACCTACCTAGTCATCGATCCCCGG GCTGAGGAAGAAGATGAGAAGGGCACTGCAGGAGGGTTGCTGTCCTCTCTCGAGGGCCCCAAGATGCGTCCGTCGCTGCTGATGACCCGCTACCTGGAGTCCTGGGGCGCCGCCAAGCCTTTTGCCCATCTGAGCCATCTAGAGAGCCCTGTGTCCACCTCTACCCCTCTCCCG GAGAAGACCCTGGCTTCCTTCAGCCCCCAGTGGAGCCTGGACCG GAGCCGTACCCCCCGGGGGCTAGATGATGACCTGGACACTGGGGATGCCAAGTTCTTCCAGGTCATCGAACAGCTCAACTCTCAGAA ACAGTGGAGGCAGTCAAAGGACTTCAACCCACTGACACTGTACTTCAGAAAGAAGGAACTGGAGAAagag tACCgactctctgccctccccgccttCAAATACTATGCAGCCTGCACCTTCCtggttttcctttccaatttcatCATCCAGATGCTGGTGACAAACAG GCCCCCAGCTCTGGCCATCACCTATAGCAtcaccttcctcctcttcctcctcctcctcttcatctgCTTCTCAGAGCACCTGACG AGGTGTGTCTTGAAAGGCCCCAAGATGCTGCACTGGCTGCCGGCACTGTCTGGCTTAGTGGCCACACGGCCCGGACTGCGAGTTGCCCTGGGCACAGCTACCATCCTCCTGGTTTTTGTGATGGCCATTCCCAGCCTG TTCTTCTTACCGGCAGCATCAAACTGCCCTTTTGGGGCTCTCAATGTGTCCTCCATGGCTTTCAACATCTCCTGGGAGCTCCCTGGGTCCCTGCCTCTCATCAGCGTCCCC TACTCTATGCACTGCTGCGTGCTGGGGTTCCTGTCCTGCTCCCTCTTTTTGCACATGAGCTTCGAGCTGAagttgctgctgcttctgctgtgGCTGGGGGCCTcctgctccctcttcctccactcCCACGCCTGGCTGTCCGACTGCCTCATCGCCCGCCTCTATCCAGATCCCTCGGACTCCAG GCCAGGGGTGCTGAAGGAGCCCAAATTGATGGGAGCTATctccttcttcatcttcttcttcacCCTCCTGGTCCTGGCTCGGCAG AATGAGTATTACTGCCGGCTGGACTTCCTGTGGAAGAAGAAGCTGcggcaggagcaggaggagacagagaccaTGGAGAACCTGACTCGGCTGCTGTTGGAGAATGTGCTCCCTGCACATGTGGCCCCCCAGTTCATTGGCCAGAACCGGCGCAACGAG CTGCTCTCAAAGCCCAAGTTTAGCGGGGTGGAGAAGATCAAAACCATCGGTAGCACCTACATGGCAGCTACAGGCTTAAATGCCACCTCCGGACAGGACGCACAGCAG GACGCTGAGCGCAGCTGCAGCCACCTTGGCACCATGGTGGAGTTTGCGGTGGCTCTTGGATCAAAGCTGGACGTCATCAATAAGCACTCTTTCAACAACTTCCGCTTGCGTGTGG GGTTGAATCACGGACCTGTAGTGGCTGGAGTGATCGGGGCCCAGAAGCCGCAGTATGACATCTGGGGCAACACAGTGAACGTGGCCAGCCGCATGGAGAGTACAGGAGTCCTGGGCAAGATCCAG GTGACTGAAGAGACGGCCCGGGTGCTGCAGTCCTTAGGCTACACCTGCTACAGCCGGGGTATCATCAAGGTCAAAGGCAAAGGGCAGCTCTGCACCTACTTTCTGAACACAGATTTGGCACGAACCGGACCTCCCTCGGCCACCCTAGGCTGA
- the ADCY4 gene encoding adenylate cyclase type 4 isoform X7, with protein sequence MARLFSPRPPPSEDLFYETYYSLSQQYPLLLLLLVIVLCALLALLAVASASGRELASDPGFLTTVLCALGGFSLLLGLASREQRLQRWTRPLSGLVWAALLGLGHGFLFTGGLVSAWDQVSFFLFVIFTVYAMLPLGMRDAAAAGLASSLSHLLVLGLYLGPQPDSKPALLPQLAANAVLFLCGNVAGAYHKALMERALRATFREALSSLHSRRRLDTEKKHQEHLLLSILPAYLAREMKAEIMARLQAGQGSRPESTNNFHSLYVKRHQGVSVLYADIVGFTRLASECSPKELVLMLNELFGKFDQIAKEHECMRIKILGDCYYCVSGLPLSLPDHAINCVRMGLDMCRAIRKLRAATGVDINMRVGVHSGSVLCGVIGLQKWQYDVWSHDVTLANHMEAGGVPGRVHITGATLALLAGAYAVEDAAMEHRDPYLRELGEPTYLVIDPRAEEEDEKGTAGGLLSSLEGPKMRPSLLMTRYLESWGAAKPFAHLSHLESPVSTSTPLPEKTLASFSPQWSLDRSRTPRGLDDDLDTGDAKFFQVIEQLNSQKQWRQSKDFNPLTLYFRKKELEKEYRLSALPAFKYYAACTFLVFLSNFIIQMLVTNRPPALAITYSITFLLFLLLLFICFSEHLTRCVLKGPKMLHWLPALSGLVATRPGLRVALGTATILLVFVMAIPSLFFLPAASNCPFGALNVSSMAFNISWELPGSLPLISVPYSMHCCVLGFLSCSLFLHMSFELKLLLLLLWLGASCSLFLHSHAWLSDCLIARLYPDPSDSRPGVLKEPKLMGAISFFIFFFTLLVLARQNEYYCRLDFLWKKKLRQEQEETETMENLTRLLLENVLPAHVAPQFIGQNRRNEFQTSRSFTLSPT encoded by the exons ATGGCCCGCCTCTTCAGCCCCCGGCCGCCCCCCAGCGAAGACCTCTTCTACGAAACCTACTACAGCCTGAGCCAGCAGTACccgctgctgctactgctgctggtGATCGTGCTCTGCGCGCTCCTGGCGCTGCTGGCTGTCGCCTCCGCCAGCGGCCgg GAGCTAGCTTCAGACCCAGGCTTCCTGACCACTGTGCTGTGCGCGCTGGGTGGCTTCTCGCTGCTCCTGGGCCTGGCTTCCCGGGAGCAACGACTGCAGCGCTGGACACGTCCCCTGTCGGGCCTCGTATGGGCAGCGCTACTCGGGCTAGGCCACGGCTTCCTGTTCACTGGGGGCCTGGTGAGCGCCTGGGACCAG GtgtcctttttcctctttgtcaTCTTCACCGTGTACGCCATGTTGCCCTTGGGCATGCGGGATGCCGCTGCTGCGGGCCTTGCCTCATCGCTCTCCCACTTGCTGGTCCTTGGGCTGTACCTTGGGCCTCAGCCGGACTCAAAGCCGGCGCTGCTGCCACAG CTGGCAGCGAACGCGGTGCTGTTCCTGTGCGGGAACGTGGCGGGAGCGTATCACAAGGCGCTGATGGAGCGCGCGCTGCGCGCCACGTTCCGCGAGGCACTTAGCTCCCTGCACTCGCGCCGGCGGCTGGACACCGAGAAGAAGCACCAG GAACACCTTCTCTTGTCCATCCTTCCTGCCTACTTGGCCCgagagatgaaggcagagatcatgGCACGACTGCAGGCTGGACAGGGGTCACGGCCAGAAAGCACCAACAACTTCCACAGCCTCTATGTCAAGAGGCACCAGGGAGTCAG TGTGCTGTATGCTGACATCGTGGGCTTCACCCGGCTGGCCAGTGAGTGCTCTCCTAAGGAGTTGGTGCTCATGCTCAACGAGCTCTTTGGCAAGTTCGACCAGATCGCCAAG gaGCATGAATGCATGCGGATCAAGATCCTGGGAGACTGTTACTACTGTGTCTCTGGGCTACCGCTCTCCCTGCCAGACCACGCCATCAACTGCGTGCGCATGGGGCTGGACATGTGCCGGGCCATCAG GAAGCTCCGGGCAGCCACTGGCGTGGACATCAACATGCGTGTGGGCGTGCATTCGGGCAGTGTGCTCTGCGGAGTCATTGGGCTGCAGAAGTGGCAGTATGATGTCTGGTCCCATGATGTCACACTGGCCAACCACATGGAGGCGGGTGGCGTGCCAGG ACGAGTGCATATTACAGGGGCTACCCTGGCCCTGCTGGCAGGGGCTTATGCTGTGGAGGATGCAGCCATGGAACACCGGGACCCATACCTTCGGGAGCTAGGGGAGCCTACCTACCTAGTCATCGATCCCCGG GCTGAGGAAGAAGATGAGAAGGGCACTGCAGGAGGGTTGCTGTCCTCTCTCGAGGGCCCCAAGATGCGTCCGTCGCTGCTGATGACCCGCTACCTGGAGTCCTGGGGCGCCGCCAAGCCTTTTGCCCATCTGAGCCATCTAGAGAGCCCTGTGTCCACCTCTACCCCTCTCCCG GAGAAGACCCTGGCTTCCTTCAGCCCCCAGTGGAGCCTGGACCG GAGCCGTACCCCCCGGGGGCTAGATGATGACCTGGACACTGGGGATGCCAAGTTCTTCCAGGTCATCGAACAGCTCAACTCTCAGAA ACAGTGGAGGCAGTCAAAGGACTTCAACCCACTGACACTGTACTTCAGAAAGAAGGAACTGGAGAAagag tACCgactctctgccctccccgccttCAAATACTATGCAGCCTGCACCTTCCtggttttcctttccaatttcatCATCCAGATGCTGGTGACAAACAG GCCCCCAGCTCTGGCCATCACCTATAGCAtcaccttcctcctcttcctcctcctcctcttcatctgCTTCTCAGAGCACCTGACG AGGTGTGTCTTGAAAGGCCCCAAGATGCTGCACTGGCTGCCGGCACTGTCTGGCTTAGTGGCCACACGGCCCGGACTGCGAGTTGCCCTGGGCACAGCTACCATCCTCCTGGTTTTTGTGATGGCCATTCCCAGCCTG TTCTTCTTACCGGCAGCATCAAACTGCCCTTTTGGGGCTCTCAATGTGTCCTCCATGGCTTTCAACATCTCCTGGGAGCTCCCTGGGTCCCTGCCTCTCATCAGCGTCCCC TACTCTATGCACTGCTGCGTGCTGGGGTTCCTGTCCTGCTCCCTCTTTTTGCACATGAGCTTCGAGCTGAagttgctgctgcttctgctgtgGCTGGGGGCCTcctgctccctcttcctccactcCCACGCCTGGCTGTCCGACTGCCTCATCGCCCGCCTCTATCCAGATCCCTCGGACTCCAG GCCAGGGGTGCTGAAGGAGCCCAAATTGATGGGAGCTATctccttcttcatcttcttcttcacCCTCCTGGTCCTGGCTCGGCAG AATGAGTATTACTGCCGGCTGGACTTCCTGTGGAAGAAGAAGCTGcggcaggagcaggaggagacagagaccaTGGAGAACCTGACTCGGCTGCTGTTGGAGAATGTGCTCCCTGCACATGTGGCCCCCCAGTTCATTGGCCAGAACCGGCGCAACGAG TTCCAGACTTCAAGGAGTTTTACTCTGAGTCCAACATAA